The following proteins are co-located in the Dromiciops gliroides isolate mDroGli1 chromosome 2, mDroGli1.pri, whole genome shotgun sequence genome:
- the LOC122739850 gene encoding 60S ribosomal protein L30-like, whose protein sequence is MVAAKKMKKSLESINLRLQLVMKSGKYVLGYKQTLKMIRQGKAKLVILANNCPALRKSEIEYYAMLAKTGVHHYSGNNIELGTACGKYYRVCILAIIDPGDSDIIRSMPEQTSEK, encoded by the coding sequence ATGGTGGCCgcaaagaagatgaaaaagtcGCTGGAGTCTATCAACTTGAGGCTCCAGCTGGTCATGAAAAGCGGCAAATACGTGCTAGGCTACAAACAGACCCTGAAAATGATCAGACAAggcaaagccaaattggtcatctTGGCCAACAACTGCCCAGCCTTGAGGAAATCAGAGATTGAATATTACGCTATGTTGGCCAAAACTGGCGTACATCACTACAGTGGCAACAACATTGAATTGGGTACAGCATGTGGGAAGTACTACAGAGTTTGTATACTGGCTATCATTGATCCAGGTGATTCTGATATCATTAGAAGCATGCCAGAACAGACCAGTGAAAAGTAA